CGAGAGGGAAAATGTCGCTCTAAAATAAACCCCCGCTTTTACATCTCTGTACAATTTAAAATAACCGTCaactaattttataattaattcaattttccaccccaactaaaaaaataatcatagaTTCCTCCCAAAAAAAAGACTGATGTCACATTCACAGTCCCTCGGCCTCGCCGTCGGCCCATCGCTCCACCAGTGCGCACTCCGCCTTATGGCGGAGTTTCCAATCAAGCGCTTGACAAGCGCGTGAGCAGTAATTCACTGCTCCGCACACCGAGCAGCGACGAAACTCGTGCCTACGTGTCTCCAGCCTGCCGCACCCCGTGTGCGAGCAGAGCCGGAGGCCTGGACCGGGAACGTTCCCGGTCCGGTCTGCGAACCAATCCGATAAAAAACGGTTCGCAGGGTGCTGCTCGGGCGACGGCACATTGCAGCCGAAATCGCTCAGCAGCGGGCATCCGGCGTCGCCGACGCCGCCCTGGCGGCGGGGGCTCCACGTCAGCCATGACGGCGGCACCACCGCCGCCGGGCAGGAAACGAGCACGGCGGCGAGCTCGCGCGCGTTAGCCTGGATCAGGAAGCGGCGCCCCTCCTCGATGTTCTTCTTCACGCCGTAGCCGTCCTGGAGGCAGTGGCCGAGCTCGCGGAGGGCGTCGATTTGGCCGAGGAAGGCGGCGCGTGCGCACAACGAGACGCCGGCGCGGAGGTCCTTGTCGCTCTTCGTGCCGCCGCTGCCGTTGAACTGCACGACGGCGAGTGAGTACAGCGCCGGCGCGTGAGATGCGATCGCTGCTTTCGCCATCAGAGACGCGCCGCTGCCTCGGTTTTGCAGGCAGTAAAACTGAATCTGTTGCAACCGATAACGATAAACTCATTATTTTCGAATTTAATCGCAATTTTTAGAAGCAGAAGGAAATTACTCAATCGGCAAACGAAAGCACTCACCATGCCTAGCGTGAAGCAGGCTTCTGCATTTCCGGTATCGGCGACGCGCTTGAGAAACCGGTGGCTCGATTCCGACCAGCTCTTCGCCTTCACCGCCAGCATTCTCCGGCTAGCCTTCGACAGCACGATCGAGCTCATTCCCAATCCATTCAGCCTTTTGCAACTGTTGATTAAACAGAAACAGAAACAGAAACAGAAACCAAAAATAGATCAGATTCATTCAATCATAAACTCCAGAAATCAATCTATACCGCGAAAATCACAAAATCGATCAGAAATTGAAAATCAAATCTCAAAAACACGATTACAATTACACATACGTCATCACAGCACTGAGGAAATCGGATGAGCATCCAGCGGTGGAGCTTAGTTTGCAGAGAACAGACAGAATGAGATCATCCGGCAGAGAATCAAAAAACTCACGCCGTCCGGCGAAATCTCCGTCTAATTCCACCTTCCGTTTCTTCAGCAATCTATAGCTGTCATCATCATTCGTCGCTTTAGGATAACACAGACCTCTTCTCGTTCTCATTCTACAAATTCTACAACAGAGCTGGATTTTTCCAGTGTGTGAGATGAGATTCTTCTTCGTCTTTGAATATGGAGATGGGGTTAGAGATAATAGAGAGAGAACGACGCATTTTATATATACTGGGAAAAGTAAAAATTTTGTTTCTCGTTTTAAAGAGATAGGGGTGGGGAATTACGGGTTTGCCCCTGGGTGTCATCTTTTGTCCGTATTTACCATTGGAAAGCGGTCAAAGGGAGTTTGACCAGATCCGCCCTTCTGCGGTTTGTACTGCGCTTGATAAAAGGAGACAAGTTTTTACCGTCAGAATTTTACTGCCAGAGAATTTAATGGCTTTGTCTGCTTTATGggaattttttaatttgttttgggatTTTCTTTTTAGGAATGTTGGAGGATTtgactatttatttaataaagattttaaaattctaaattttaatttttcatagACGAGTAGACCCTAATCTCGAAACCTGGTCGATCGGAAAAAAATCTTTCTTACTGTATTTAATAAATTGTGGGCTAATAATTATGTACTCCTCCATCGCAAAGAAGTTCCAGctagaaatactccctccatcccaattAATTTAAGGTCAAAACTtttgaatataaaaattaagaaattgtattgaaaagtagcaggagagatgaataaagaaaaaaatataaaagagcgtaaagtaggtgatgaaataaagtaagagtgaatgGATTCCAAAAAGAATACGACccaacttagttgagacggatggagtaatgtTTATCAGCTGACGGTGTTGATGAAAAGAGATTTTAGTGTCCTTGACCGGAGTGCTTTCTTCCACTTAATTACTGGACAATTCGTCACTGACGTCGTGGATACTCGAGAGGTGAAGTAGACTTTTATTTGAGCTAATCAATATAATAAATTGAgatttattcaaattataaaaGGTAGTAATTGTTTATATTCTTAtctttttgtaaacaagagagaaaGGATTGTTGTTGACTATTTAAGTCTAACTGAaactgaaattgaaattgaaattgaaattgaaaatgaaaagaattaGACTATGATTGAGAATATTTGGATCCATGGGcgaatgataaaatattttgttgaagatagtttgtttttttatcttgccaagtaacaaaaaaaaacatggaTAGAGCAAGTGTTTTTAAAGATGATCaatattaattttctatttatcCTTAAAATGATTCCAACCTTCATCAAGTTAAGTAACTCGAAGTTTCACCAAAATTAGGTGGATTATACTAAAAGTAGCTAGTGGATATTCTTGTAAAACGTCTCTCAAAACCTCACACAGATTAAGTTAAGGCTCTCTTCAAGTGTATGTTTGTTTTTGAAATAAAACAACTGGACTTTGATATATTAAATTTCACAAACTCAAAAGTTACTAGCTTTTTCGGCTTGAAATGCTTGTCACCAACTATATAATGTTGTTATATAGGAAATTATTTAGAAATTATAATACTCCAAGTTGAGTGCAAATTAGAAAAGTTGATGgtgtagtagtattaatttagaAATGAAACTACCATTAAAAAAGcttataaaattagaaagttcttTTTTCCATAATTTACTATATTCACGAAGATAAAAAAGTAACATGTTCATAGGCCAAATGGCGGTGCTGACTATTGCAATTTATATGTTGGCACGCAAATAAACTGACACATGACAAAAAAAAGGGACTgtaaaatattcacatcccacCTAATAAACACGTGTCGAAATAGAATAAATCACAGATTGTAGTTATTCGGCTATTTGCATGGATGATGTCATGCTTCAAATTACTCCCTCTTTCCGCCATTAATAGTCCCATTTATAGGTGACACAgattttataaagaaaaattgagtggaaaaaaaaattagtgaaatagaagtctcacttgtatatacttggaatgagttagtggaatgtgagattctattaccatttatagtaaatgTGAAACGAGACTCTTATTTGCagacagactaaaatgaaaGAACGAGACTTTTATTCGCGGACAGATGGACTATACCGTATTAAACAATTTAGTACTCCTCCGTATGTCGTTAATTGTaattagttttcttttttttcatcaaCTTATACTTATCACACTTACATTTCACTCTTTTTTATAATGGatcttatattattatattactcCTTCATCTCTTATGATTTGTCATCATTTGACCTGGTAtgatttttaagaaatttaatgaAAATGGGTTGAAAAATTTAATGGCACGTAAatcctactccctccgtcccgggctactcgctcatttccttttcggctcggagattaaggaatgagtgtataggaaagtaaaaaatgacggctgtaggtgaaattttttattaaaaacggaaagagtgcaagtaacttgggacgcccaaaaaggaaataagtgcgagtagtgcgggacggagggagtattttttaggtggtgttcggtttgcaagataaaataatgccaagatacaatctaggattgagttgtgagattattttagtcataggggttaGATATGACTAATTGTCCCATAATTATCTATTTAGGATTGAAttgtggggttgaatctcatgaaccaatcttgcaaaccgaacaaatttaatcccggatacaatcttgcaaaccgaacatccCCATATAGTATTgattttatagtattaataaa
This sequence is a window from Salvia splendens isolate huo1 chromosome 5, SspV2, whole genome shotgun sequence. Protein-coding genes within it:
- the LOC121805613 gene encoding F-box protein At1g67340-like: MRTRRGLCYPKATNDDDSYRLLKKRKVELDGDFAGRREFFDSLPDDLILSVLCKLSSTAGCSSDFLSAVMTCKRLNGLGMSSIVLSKASRRMLAVKAKSWSESSHRFLKRVADTGNAEACFTLGMIQFYCLQNRGSGASLMAKAAIASHAPALYSLAVVQFNGSGGTKSDKDLRAGVSLCARAAFLGQIDALRELGHCLQDGYGVKKNIEEGRRFLIQANARELAAVLVSCPAAVVPPSWLTWSPRRQGGVGDAGCPLLSDFGCNVPSPEQHPANRFLSDWFADRTGNVPGPGLRLCSHTGCGRLETRRHEFRRCSVCGAVNYCSRACQALDWKLRHKAECALVERWADGEAEGL